The Petropleomorpha daqingensis genome includes a window with the following:
- the purH gene encoding bifunctional phosphoribosylaminoimidazolecarboxamide formyltransferase/IMP cyclohydrolase: MSDRTPIRRALLGVYDKTGVEELARGLAAAGVELVSTGATARRIADAGVPVTPVEKVTGFPECLDGRVKTLHPAVHAGILADRRKAEHSKQLEELGIAPFDLVVVNLYPFTETVASGAAPDECVEQIDIGGPAMVRAAAKNHPSVAVVVDPARYGDVLAAVQAGGFTLAERQRLAAAAFRHTASYDIAVASWMGSVLAPDDETGFPTWVGASWERADVLRYGENPHQRAALYRGLTPGLAHAEQLHGKAMSYNNYIDTDAAWRAAHDHNDPCVAIIKHANPCGIAVGADVASAHRKAHACDPVSAFGGVIATNREVDLTMAEQIAEVFTEVVVAPSFTADALAVLQGKKNIRLLRLPTVAAPAVELRPVGGGLLLQAVDRVDAPGDDPTTWTLVAGEPLDAAELDNLVFAWRSVRAVKSNAILLAHDKATVGVGMGQVNRVDSARLAVARAGDRAAGAVAASDAFFPFADGLQVLLDAGVRAVVQPGGSVRDAEVIEAAAAAGVPMYLTGTRHFAH; encoded by the coding sequence ATGAGTGACCGAACCCCCATCCGGCGGGCCCTGCTGGGCGTCTACGACAAGACCGGCGTCGAGGAGCTGGCCCGCGGGCTGGCCGCGGCCGGCGTCGAGCTGGTCAGCACCGGCGCGACCGCCCGGCGGATCGCCGACGCCGGCGTCCCGGTCACACCGGTGGAGAAGGTGACCGGCTTCCCCGAGTGCCTCGACGGCCGGGTGAAGACCCTGCACCCGGCGGTGCACGCCGGGATCCTGGCCGACCGGCGCAAGGCCGAGCACAGCAAGCAGCTCGAGGAGCTCGGCATCGCGCCGTTCGACCTCGTCGTGGTCAACCTCTACCCGTTCACCGAGACCGTCGCCTCGGGCGCGGCGCCCGACGAGTGCGTCGAGCAGATCGACATCGGCGGCCCGGCGATGGTGCGGGCCGCGGCGAAGAACCACCCGTCGGTCGCCGTGGTCGTCGACCCGGCCCGGTACGGCGACGTCCTCGCCGCCGTGCAGGCCGGCGGGTTCACCCTGGCCGAGCGGCAGCGGCTGGCCGCGGCGGCGTTCCGGCACACCGCGAGCTACGACATCGCCGTCGCCTCGTGGATGGGCAGCGTGCTGGCGCCGGACGACGAGACCGGCTTCCCCACCTGGGTCGGCGCGAGCTGGGAGCGGGCCGACGTCCTGCGCTACGGCGAGAACCCGCACCAGCGGGCCGCGCTCTACCGCGGCCTGACGCCGGGACTGGCGCACGCCGAGCAGTTGCACGGCAAGGCGATGTCCTACAACAACTACATCGACACCGACGCCGCCTGGCGGGCCGCCCACGACCACAACGACCCGTGCGTGGCGATCATCAAGCACGCCAACCCCTGCGGGATCGCCGTCGGCGCCGACGTCGCCTCGGCCCACCGCAAGGCGCACGCCTGCGACCCGGTGTCGGCGTTCGGCGGGGTGATCGCCACCAACCGCGAGGTCGACCTGACCATGGCCGAGCAGATCGCCGAGGTGTTCACCGAGGTGGTCGTCGCGCCGTCGTTCACCGCGGACGCGTTGGCGGTGCTGCAGGGCAAGAAGAACATCCGGCTGCTGCGGCTGCCCACGGTCGCCGCGCCCGCGGTCGAGCTGCGGCCGGTCGGCGGCGGGCTGCTGCTGCAGGCCGTCGACCGGGTGGACGCCCCCGGCGACGACCCGACCACGTGGACGCTGGTCGCCGGCGAGCCCCTGGACGCCGCGGAGCTGGACAACCTCGTCTTCGCCTGGCGCAGCGTGCGCGCGGTGAAGAGCAACGCGATCCTGCTCGCGCACGACAAGGCGACCGTCGGGGTCGGCATGGGCCAGGTCAACCGGGTCGACTCCGCGCGGCTCGCGGTGGCGCGGGCGGGGGACCGGGCCGCCGGCGCGGTGGCCGCCTCCGACGCGTTCTTCCCGTTCGCCGACGGGCTGCAGGTGCTGCTCGACGCCGGTGTGCGGGCCGTCGTCCAGCCGGGCGGCTCGGTGCGCGACGCGGAGGTCATCGAGGCGGCGGCCGCGGCCGGCGTGCCGATGTACCTGACGGGTACCCGCCACTTCGCCCACTGA
- the purN gene encoding phosphoribosylglycinamide formyltransferase translates to MPAPEPTPRARVVVLLSGTGSLCAALLDAAADPAYPAQVVAVGADRDAAGLDHARRRGLPTFVCAVGEHPDRAAWDRALAAAIAAHEPDLVVSAGFMKIVGPAVLDAFGGRLINTHPALLPAFPGAHAVRDALAAGARVTGSTVHLVDAGVDTGPVLAQREVPVEAGDDEASLHERIKIVERQLLVDTVAQLAPTVREGRKVLS, encoded by the coding sequence GTGCCCGCACCCGAGCCGACCCCGCGGGCGCGGGTCGTCGTCCTCCTGTCGGGCACCGGCTCGCTCTGCGCCGCGCTCCTGGACGCCGCGGCCGACCCCGCGTACCCGGCGCAGGTGGTCGCGGTCGGCGCCGACCGGGACGCGGCCGGCCTCGACCACGCCCGCCGCCGCGGCCTGCCCACCTTCGTCTGCGCGGTCGGCGAGCACCCGGATCGGGCCGCCTGGGACCGCGCGCTGGCCGCCGCGATCGCCGCGCACGAACCCGATCTCGTCGTCTCCGCCGGGTTCATGAAGATCGTCGGCCCTGCCGTCCTGGACGCGTTCGGCGGCCGCCTGATCAACACCCATCCCGCGCTGCTGCCGGCCTTCCCAGGCGCGCACGCGGTGCGCGACGCGCTGGCCGCCGGCGCGAGGGTCACCGGCTCGACGGTGCACCTGGTCGACGCCGGGGTGGACACCGGCCCGGTGCTCGCCCAGCGCGAGGTGCCGGTCGAGGCCGGGGACGACGAGGCGAGCCTGCACGAGCGGATCAAGATCGTGGAGCGTCAGCTCCTGGTGGACACGGTGGCGCAGCTGGCTCCCACCGTCAGGGAAGGACGAAAGGTTCTCTCATGA